One window of the Brevundimonas goettingensis genome contains the following:
- a CDS encoding membrane-bound PQQ-dependent dehydrogenase, glucose/quinate/shikimate family, whose translation MGAILVRILSVIFVMIGATLTIGGAWLLTLGGSFYYLLAGLGLIASGVMLFRLKLTGAYIYFGVFVLTVMWALWEVGLDGWGLVPRVIAPAVLLALVIASLPVLRPGRDGRKWAIGGGVGFVVVALLAGFGVAQANAPKVDMPLPAAQPSTSSDPDAIPVGADWPAYGGTYHAQRYSPLTQINTGNVGKLQRAWNIHTGDLPGDRPGAQNKYASENTPLKVGNALYICSGKGIVLAVDAATGKTIWRHDPQVSDDNIPYTAACRGVSYFVVPSVAPQTPCATRIIWGTLDARLIAVDSRTGQRCQGFGQNGQVDTAANMGTLIPGMVSITSAPTIVRGVVVTGHQILDGQYRQAPSGVIKGFDAVTGQLRWAWDMMRPDINTTPPAGQIYTLGTPNMWTTASGDERLGLVYLPLGSTAADYWSSDRTGPQLDYATSLVALDVTTGKPRWHFQTVHHDVWDYDLGSQATLVDFPTGAGALPAVVLPSKQGDIYVLNRETGQPLTQVAELPVPQGGQEPAMRTKTQPHSLFHTLRRQNDLTEKSMWGMSPIDQMVCRIQFRQASYAGFYTPPTVGQHYIEYPGYNGGSDWGGIAIDPNRGVIVANYNDMPNYNTLVPRAEADKRGWVPRGQPNARKGGAEGAGDPQAGVPYAISVNAGWRLPFTGLLCKEPPYGGIRAIDLKTGRQIWDRPLGTARNNGPFGIPSGLPINIGTPNNGGAVVTAGNLIFVAAATDGLIRAIDINTGKTVWSDVLPGGGQATPMTYEIGGRQYLVIAPGGHHFMETPISDEVIAYALPT comes from the coding sequence GTGGGAGCCATACTCGTCCGCATCCTCTCGGTCATCTTCGTCATGATCGGCGCGACCCTGACCATCGGCGGAGCCTGGTTGCTGACGCTGGGCGGCTCCTTCTACTATCTGCTGGCCGGTCTAGGCCTGATCGCCTCGGGCGTGATGCTGTTCCGGCTCAAGCTGACCGGCGCCTACATCTACTTTGGTGTCTTCGTCCTGACAGTGATGTGGGCGTTGTGGGAAGTCGGGCTCGACGGCTGGGGTCTGGTGCCCCGGGTCATCGCCCCGGCCGTGCTTCTGGCCTTGGTGATCGCCTCCCTGCCAGTGCTCAGGCCCGGTCGTGACGGTCGCAAATGGGCCATCGGCGGCGGCGTCGGCTTCGTCGTCGTGGCCCTGCTCGCCGGCTTCGGCGTGGCCCAGGCCAATGCGCCCAAGGTCGACATGCCCCTGCCCGCTGCCCAGCCCTCGACCAGCAGCGATCCGGACGCCATCCCGGTCGGCGCCGACTGGCCCGCCTATGGCGGCACCTATCACGCCCAGCGCTATTCGCCCCTGACCCAGATCAACACCGGCAACGTCGGCAAGCTGCAACGGGCGTGGAACATCCACACCGGCGACCTGCCCGGCGATCGTCCCGGGGCGCAGAACAAATACGCGTCCGAGAACACCCCGCTGAAGGTCGGCAACGCCCTCTACATCTGTTCGGGCAAGGGTATCGTCCTGGCCGTCGACGCCGCCACAGGCAAGACGATCTGGCGGCATGACCCACAGGTTTCGGACGACAACATTCCCTACACCGCCGCCTGCCGGGGCGTGAGTTACTTCGTCGTGCCCTCGGTCGCGCCGCAGACGCCCTGCGCCACCCGGATCATCTGGGGCACGCTGGACGCCCGCCTGATCGCGGTCGATTCCCGCACCGGCCAACGCTGCCAGGGCTTCGGCCAGAACGGCCAGGTCGACACCGCCGCCAACATGGGAACCCTGATCCCCGGCATGGTCTCCATCACCTCGGCCCCGACCATCGTGCGCGGTGTCGTGGTCACCGGCCACCAGATCCTCGACGGCCAGTATCGTCAGGCGCCCTCAGGTGTCATCAAGGGCTTCGACGCCGTCACCGGCCAGCTGCGCTGGGCATGGGACATGATGCGGCCCGACATCAACACCACCCCGCCGGCCGGCCAGATCTACACCCTCGGCACGCCGAACATGTGGACCACCGCCTCGGGCGACGAACGTCTGGGCCTGGTCTATCTGCCGCTGGGCTCGACTGCCGCCGACTACTGGTCCTCGGACCGCACCGGCCCGCAGCTCGACTATGCGACCTCGCTGGTCGCGCTGGACGTTACCACCGGCAAGCCGCGCTGGCATTTCCAGACCGTGCACCACGACGTCTGGGACTATGACCTGGGCTCGCAGGCCACCCTGGTCGACTTCCCGACGGGCGCGGGCGCCCTCCCGGCGGTCGTTCTGCCGTCCAAACAGGGCGACATCTATGTCCTGAACCGCGAGACCGGCCAGCCCCTGACCCAGGTCGCCGAACTGCCCGTCCCGCAAGGCGGTCAGGAGCCGGCCATGCGGACGAAGACCCAGCCGCACAGCCTGTTCCACACCCTGCGCCGCCAGAACGACCTGACCGAGAAGTCGATGTGGGGCATGTCGCCGATCGACCAGATGGTCTGCCGGATCCAGTTCCGTCAGGCCAGCTATGCGGGCTTCTACACCCCGCCGACCGTCGGTCAGCACTATATCGAATACCCCGGCTACAACGGCGGTTCGGACTGGGGCGGCATCGCCATCGACCCGAACCGGGGCGTGATCGTCGCGAACTATAACGACATGCCCAACTACAACACGCTGGTCCCCCGGGCCGAGGCCGACAAGCGCGGCTGGGTCCCGCGCGGCCAGCCCAACGCCCGCAAGGGCGGGGCTGAGGGCGCGGGCGATCCCCAGGCGGGCGTGCCCTACGCCATCTCGGTCAACGCCGGCTGGCGCCTGCCCTTCACCGGCCTGCTGTGCAAGGAGCCTCCCTATGGCGGCATCCGCGCCATCGACCTGAAGACCGGCCGTCAGATCTGGGATCGCCCGCTGGGCACGGCCCGGAACAACGGTCCGTTCGGCATCCCTTCGGGTCTGCCGATCAATATCGGGACGCCCAACAACGGCGGCGCGGTGGTCACGGCGGGGAATCTGATCTTCGTCGCCGCGGCTACCGACGGCCTGATCCGGGCCATCGACATCAACACCGGCAAGACGGTCTGGTCCGACGTCCTGCCCGGCGGTGGTCAGGCCACCCCGATGACCTATGAGATCGGCGGCCGCCAGTATCTGGTCATCGCGCCCGGAGGCCACCACTTCATGGAGACCCCCATCTCCGACGAGGTGATCGCCTACGCCCTGCCGACCTAG